Sequence from the Sanguibacter keddieii DSM 10542 genome:
CAACCACTGGCGCGTCAGCGAGACCTTCTCCGCGAGGCGCGGGTCCGCACCGTAGGTGAGGTCACCGACGCAGGGGTGGCGCAGCGCCGAGAAGTGCACGCGGATCTGGTGGGTGCGCCCGGTCTCCAGGTGCACCTCGACGAGGGAGGCGGCGGAGAGCATCTCGAGCACCTCGTAGTGCGTCACCGAGGGCTTGCCGTCGGCGACCACCCCGAACTTGTAGTCGTGGTTCGGGTGGCGGCCGATCGGCGCGTCGATGGTCCCCGTGGTGGGCTCGGGGTGTCCCTGGACGAGCGCGTGGTAGACCTTCTCGACGGTGCGCTCCTTGAAGGCGCGCTTCATCACCGAGTACGCGTGCTCGCTCTTGGCCACGACCATGAGGCCCGAGGTCCCCACGTCGAGACGGTGGACGATGCCCTGGCGCTCGGCAGCTCCCGAGGTCGCGATCGTGTACCCCGCGGCGATCAGCGCACCGACCACGGTCGGGCCGGTCCACCCCACGGAGGGGTGCGCCGCGACGCCGACGGGCTTGTCGATGACCACCACGTCGTCGTCGTCGTACATGATCTTCATGCCGGGGACCGGCTCGGCCACCACGACGGGCCCGCGAGGTGCGGACGGGTCTGGCACGTCGACCTCGATCCACGAGTCCGGTGCGAGGCGGTCGGACTTGCCCAGGGCACGTCCGTCGAGGCGGACCCCGCCGTCGGACGCGATCTGGGCTGCGACGGTCCGGGAGAGCCCGAGCATGCGGGCCAGGGCCGCGTCGACCCGCTCGCCGGCGAGCCCGTCGGGGACGGGGAGCGTGCGGGTGGTCATCGCTGCTCCTCGCCCGTGCCGGTGGTCGTCCCGCCGGTCTCGTCCGTGCTGGCTGCCTCCGCGGTGCCCGACGCGCTGTCGACCTCGGCGGGCTCGTCCTGCTCGTCTCCGCGCAGACCGTCGGGTCCGATCCCGCGGATCGCGAGGATGCCGATCATCACGGCGGCGACGACGATCGCGATGTCCGCGACGTTGCCGATGAACGGGCCGTAGTCGATGAAGTCGACCACGTGGCCCACGAGGAAGCCGGGCTCCCGGAAGAGCCGGTCGCCGAGGTTGCCGAGGGCCCCTCCGAGCACGAGGCCGAGAGCGACCGCCCAGGCCGTCGACCGGATCTTGCGGGCCGTGACGACCACGAACACCACGACGCCGACGGAGAGGAGGCTGAGGATCCAGGTCTGGCCGCTGGCGATCGAGAGGGCCGCGCCCGGGTTGTAGATGAGGCGGAGCTGGATCAGCTCACCGATGAGCGGCAGCGGGGCCGCTCCCTCCTCGAGCCCCGACTGGGCCCAGAGCTTGGTGAGCTGGTCCACGAGCAGCACCACGGCTGCGATGCCGAGGATGCCCGCCAGCACCCTCCCGGTCCGGGGGCCGGCCGGCGCCGTGCTGGCGCGCAGGCCGGGCGACCCGGAGGTCGAGCTGCTGTCGTTCGGTCCGGGGCTGTCGTTCTCGGCGATCACCCGTGAAGTCTCCCACGACCGAGCGCGCCCCGGTGCGTCGTCACGCTCAACGACGCTCTTCGCGCTGCTTGCAGGTGACGCAGAGGGTGGCACGCGGGAAGGCCTGCAGGCGGGCCTTGCCGATCGCCTGACCGCAGGACTCGCACGCACCGTAGGTGCCGGCCCCGATGCGGGCGAGGGCACGCGTGTTCTGCGCGAGCAGGTCCCGGGTGTTGTTGACGAGGGTGAGCTCCTGCTCGCGCTCGAGGGCGGACGAGCCGGAGTCCGCCTGGTCGTCGCCGGCTCCGTCGCCCGAGTTGCGCAGCAGCTCGGAGAGCTCCTGGTCGGCGGCGACCAGCTCGGTCTGGAGGCGGACGTTCTCGGTGATCAGCTCGTCGGCGAGCTCTTCGACCTCGGCGCCGGTCCACGGCTCCTCCCCGTCGCGGACGGGGAAGGACTTGACGTCCTCGGAGAGGGTCGGGAACTGGTCCTTGGCGGGGGCGTTGCTGATTGCGTCACGGATCGACATCACGGCCTCTTTCGTAGAAGTGAGCCGAGGTTAATCGGCACAGCCGGTGCACGCAATCCACCACGCCGCATTGCGCGGAGAGGTGAACTGCGTGCACCGGCTGAGAGGTGCGTGCGATGCGTGAGGGCGACGACGCCGGGGCGTCAGATGCCCTGCTTGTCCTGACCGGACGAGCCGCCGCTCGGCAGCGCGCTGCCGCGGTTGTCGAGGTCGCCGAGCAGGTTCTGCAGGTAGCTCTTGAGGCGGGTGCGGTAGTCGCGCTCGAAGATCCGGAGCTCGTCGATCTTGCGCTCGAGGAGCGACCGCTCCTGCTCGAGCTGGGACAGCGTGCGCGAGGAGGTCTCCTCGGCCTCGCGGACGATGCGGTTGCCCTCGCTCTTGGCCTCGGCGATGAGTCGGTCGCCCTCTTCCTGGCCGGCGCGCACGTGGTCGTCGTGCAGCTTCTGCGCCATCTGGATGATGCCGGTCGCCATCTCGGGCTCGCGGGGCGTGAGCGCCGGGGCCGCGACGGGCGCAGGCTCGGCCACGGGTGCCACGACAGGCTTGGGCTCCTCGACGGCCTTCTCGACCGACACGGGGCGCGGCTCGGACTGCTGCTGCGCGTTCGCGCGGCTGAGCTCCGCGACACGGCGCTCGGACGCCTCGAGCTTCGCCTTGAGGTCGTCGTTCTCGGCGTACAGCTCGCGGAGCGTGGTCAGGACCTCGTCGAGGAAGTCGTCGACCTCGACGACGTCGTACCCCTCTCGGAACTTGGTCGCCGGGAACTTCTTCGTCAGGACGTCATCTGCAGTGAGCAGTGCCACCATCGTCATCACCTCTAGTACTTGCGCTGGTCTCTTCGGTCAATCCACCGACCGCCACAGGTCACGCTAGCGGACGATCGCTCGTGCGCGCGCCCTGTGCCCGGGAGTCGGCGGGGTTCTGCTTCGTCAGGTCGTCGGATCCTCCGGTCTGGCTCCGGTCATGTGCCCGCCAGGACCAGGCACACCTGGAGCAGGAAGGACACCCCGAAGAACAGGATGAGCATCCCGAGGTCGAGCCGGATCTGACCGATGGTCAGCGGCGGGATGAACCTCCGCAGGAAGCGCAGAGGCGGGTCGGTCAGGCTGAACACGACCTCGGCGACCACCAGGGCTACGCCACGGGGCCGCCAGTCGCGGGAGAACACCTGGACCCACGAGAAGATGACCCGTCCGAAGAGGGTCAGCAGGTACAGGAAGCACACGATCGCCAGGAGGGAGAAGATCACGTGCTAGCTCTGGTTGTAGAAGGCCGGGCCGGAGGTCTTCTCCTGCGCCTGCTCCTGGCCGGCGGACACCTCGACGTGCTCGGGCGAGAGCAGGAAGACCTTGCTGGTCACCCGCTCGATCGCACCGCGCAGGCCGAAGATCAGGCCCGCCGAGAAGTCGACGAGACGCTTGGCGTCGGCGTCGTCCATGTCGGAGAGGTTGATGATCACCGGGGTGCCGGAGCGGAAGGCCTCGCCGATGACCCGGGCGTCGTTGTAGGAGCGCGGGTGCACCGTCGTGATGCGTCGGAGCTCGGACGAGGCGACAGCCTGCACGTGGCTCTCCCGTCGTGCGACGGAGCGGTTGATCGGGGTCACCTGGGCCTCGTACTCCTCAGCCACGTCCGCACCTACCTCGTCGTAGTCGTCGTACTCGTCGTAGTGCTCCTGCTCGACCTCGCCTCGATCGTCTGCGAGGCCTAGGTACAGCATCGTCTTGCGCAGCGCTCCAGCCATCGCCATCTCTCCGTTCCGCGTCAGTCCGGTCAGCCGTGATCCGGAAGGCTCCCGGACGCTGACGGTAGAACTACGCTATCCCGGCGCCCCGGGCCGCTCGGCGCGACACGCCAGAGGCGCGGACGACTTTCGACCCCGCGTCTCGCGGACCTCACGAGGCGGACGGCGGTCGGACGACCCCGGCGAAGCGGCCGGTCACGAGCCCCTCGGCGCTCGCCCGGCGGTGCGAGTAGAACCGCTCGTCGGTCCGCGTGCAGACGTCGAGACGATCGACGGCCCGCACCCCCGCGGCACGGAGCTGACCGGCCACGGCGCGCGGCAGGTCGAGCGCGGGGGTCCCCCAGGCCGTGGTGGACAGCGCGTCGGGGACCGTCCCGCCGACGCGGGCCTGCAGGTCCTCGGGGACCTCGTAGCACCGCCCGCACACGGCAGGGCCGACCGCAGCGCGGACCTGCGCGGGGTCGGCACCGGCCGCGACCATCGCCTGGACCGCTGCGGTGACGACGCCGGCCTCGACACCGGGCCGGCCGGCATGGACGGCGGCGACGACGCCACTGCCCGGGTCGGCCAGCAGCACGGGCACGCAGTCGGCGACGTACACGCCGACCGCCATGCCGCCGGCGGGGGCCACGAGCGCGTCGGCCTCGACGGGTGCGGTCGAGGTGGTGGGTGCGGCACCCTC
This genomic interval carries:
- a CDS encoding RluA family pseudouridine synthase, producing the protein MTTRTLPVPDGLAGERVDAALARMLGLSRTVAAQIASDGGVRLDGRALGKSDRLAPDSWIEVDVPDPSAPRGPVVVAEPVPGMKIMYDDDDVVVIDKPVGVAAHPSVGWTGPTVVGALIAAGYTIATSGAAERQGIVHRLDVGTSGLMVVAKSEHAYSVMKRAFKERTVEKVYHALVQGHPEPTTGTIDAPIGRHPNHDYKFGVVADGKPSVTHYEVLEMLSAASLVEVHLETGRTHQIRVHFSALRHPCVGDLTYGADPRLAEKVSLTRQWLHAKRLGFEHPSTGEWVEVVSEYPEDLAAALEVVRGEYR
- a CDS encoding signal peptidase II translates to MIAENDSPGPNDSSSTSGSPGLRASTAPAGPRTGRVLAGILGIAAVVLLVDQLTKLWAQSGLEEGAAPLPLIGELIQLRLIYNPGAALSIASGQTWILSLLSVGVVVFVVVTARKIRSTAWAVALGLVLGGALGNLGDRLFREPGFLVGHVVDFIDYGPFIGNVADIAIVVAAVMIGILAIRGIGPDGLRGDEQDEPAEVDSASGTAEAASTDETGGTTTGTGEEQR
- a CDS encoding TraR/DksA family transcriptional regulator; the encoded protein is MSIRDAISNAPAKDQFPTLSEDVKSFPVRDGEEPWTGAEVEELADELITENVRLQTELVAADQELSELLRNSGDGAGDDQADSGSSALEREQELTLVNNTRDLLAQNTRALARIGAGTYGACESCGQAIGKARLQAFPRATLCVTCKQREERR
- a CDS encoding DivIVA domain-containing protein → MALLTADDVLTKKFPATKFREGYDVVEVDDFLDEVLTTLRELYAENDDLKAKLEASERRVAELSRANAQQQSEPRPVSVEKAVEEPKPVVAPVAEPAPVAAPALTPREPEMATGIIQMAQKLHDDHVRAGQEEGDRLIAEAKSEGNRIVREAEETSSRTLSQLEQERSLLERKIDELRIFERDYRTRLKSYLQNLLGDLDNRGSALPSGGSSGQDKQGI
- a CDS encoding YggT family protein; this translates as MIFSLLAIVCFLYLLTLFGRVIFSWVQVFSRDWRPRGVALVVAEVVFSLTDPPLRFLRRFIPPLTIGQIRLDLGMLILFFGVSFLLQVCLVLAGT
- a CDS encoding cell division protein SepF, whose protein sequence is MAGALRKTMLYLGLADDRGEVEQEHYDEYDDYDEVGADVAEEYEAQVTPINRSVARRESHVQAVASSELRRITTVHPRSYNDARVIGEAFRSGTPVIINLSDMDDADAKRLVDFSAGLIFGLRGAIERVTSKVFLLSPEHVEVSAGQEQAQEKTSGPAFYNQS
- a CDS encoding polyphenol oxidase family protein translates to MHAPRIPVLEVDLGPGIRAFFTTRDGGVSTGPWAGLNVGTAVGDAPGSVEENRRLVEDAAGGPVTFVSQVHGREVHLVAEGAAPTTSTAPVEADALVAPAGGMAVGVYVADCVPVLLADPGSGVVAAVHAGRPGVEAGVVTAAVQAMVAAGADPAQVRAAVGPAVCGRCYEVPEDLQARVGGTVPDALSTTAWGTPALDLPRAVAGQLRAAGVRAVDRLDVCTRTDERFYSHRRASAEGLVTGRFAGVVRPPSAS